The following proteins come from a genomic window of Malus domestica chromosome 02, GDT2T_hap1:
- the LOC103401638 gene encoding uncharacterized protein — MRKLCPNIDKEDGLETVLEVPIPEEMLTSMGSNVQLRWQNMLTWMKAQTPDKWSAPVIAGRLNELRFLLYLVGSPLMPLQVQLGHSVHRPVRDSSIQASTAKYIVQQYTAATGGQPALNSVTSMCVTGEVKISASDFHQGDVSVGVKRSSDERGGFVLWQKNPDLWCLELVVSGCKVICGSNGKLSWRHSSNQQAPVSQGPPRPLRRFLQGLDPRATANLFADAMCIGEKIIHDDDCFILKLETSPAIREAQSGPNYEIIHHTIWGYFSQRSGLLVKFEDSRLLSMKKKGDDTDVFWETSTESVIHDYKYVDGVNIAHSGRTRVKVFRYGEQSANHKREMEETWQIDEVDFNIWGLTIESFLPPAETKQGYS; from the exons ATGAGGAAGCTTTGTCCAAATATTGATAAAGAAGATGGCCTCGAGACGGTTCTTGAGGTCCCCATACCAGAAGAGATGCTCACAAGTATGGGAAGCAATGTGCAATTGCGATGGCAAAACATGTTAACGTGGATGAAGGCTCAAACTCCTGACAAATGGTCAGCGCCGGTCATCGCCGGACGCTTAAACGAGCTGCGCTTTTTGCTTTACCTTGTTGGCTCTCCTCTCATGCCTCTTCAAGTTCAATTGGGACATTCTGTACATCGTCCAGTTAGAGATTCTTCCATT CAAGCTTCAACAGCCAAATACATCGTGCAACAGTACACAGCCGCAACGGGAGGGCAACCAGCACTGAACTCGGTGACGAGCATGTGTGTGACCGGCGAGGTTAAGATCAGTGCATCGGATTTTCACCAAGGGGACGTGAGCGTTGGGGTCAAAAGGAGCTCAGACGAGAGGGGTGGTTTCGTGCTGTGGCAAAAGAATCCGGACTTGTGGTGCTTAGAGCTTGTTGTGTCTGGCTGCAAGGTCATCTGTGGAAGCAATGGGAAGCTTTCATGGAGGCATTCCTCTAACCAACAAGCACCCGTCTCTCAAGGCCCTCCTAGACCCTTGCGTCGTTTTCTGCAG GGTTTGGATCCAAGGGCCACGGCCAATCTATTCGCAGACGCAATGTGCATTGGTGAGAAGATCATCCACGACGATGATTGCTTCATTCTGAAGCTTGAAACAAGTCCTGCTATTCGTGAGGCACAGAGTGGTCCAAATTATGAGATAATTCACCACACAATATGGGGATATTTTAGCCAGCGATCGGGTCTACTGGTGAAATTTGAGGACTCGAGGCTGCTTAGCATGAAGAAAAAAGGGGACGACACGGATGTGTTTTGGGAGACAAGCACCGAGTCGGTGATACATGATTACAAGTACGTCGACGGCGTCAACATTGCTCACAGTGGGAGGACTAGGGTTAAGGTGTTCAGATATGGTGAGCAGTCTGCAAACCACAAGAGGGAGATGGAGGAAACGTGGCAGATTGATGAGGTGGATTTTAATATATGGGGTTTGACAATTGAGAGCTTTCTGCCCCCTGCTGAAACGAAGCAAGGATATAGTTGA